One window of Magallana gigas chromosome 2, xbMagGiga1.1, whole genome shotgun sequence genomic DNA carries:
- the LOC105330045 gene encoding prostaglandin E synthase 2 isoform X1 — protein MAALRRVSQGVLQNGQIFLNATKQCNVYAGVIPKTHFSTFLKNVYTKHSSILRRKWKVLACVIGTGSLGTALLYDKQKYVVNADFPGQSIAPTKQIRFDDDKTGLKLTLFQFVTCPFCCKVRAMLNYNGISYDVVEVNSITRDEIKWSKYKKVPILVAQGVGEEGYVQLNDSTVIMSVLESYLNDKTVSLQKLLTFYPTMDKEIKGRFRSKTVTETPNKNFLMFQDHLTDKRTPEERAEERRIRVWVDTVFVHLISPNVYRTMSESLDTFQWFSKAGDWETNFTSFQRNTIIYIGGFVMYFVGKKLKRKYNLQKDVRESLYEGGNAWVNFLKGRKFVGGDQPNLADLSMYGMLTAMEGTEAFRDLVDNTKLKPWYDRTKTMVEGHQGANRARDVTRK, from the exons ATGGCTGCGCTCAGGAGAGTTTCACAAGGTGTTTTGCAAAATGGGCAAATTTTCTTGAATGCAACAAAACAATGCAATGTTTACGCAGGAGTGATAccaaaaacacatttttctacgtttttaaagaatgtttataCAAAACACAGCTcaattttaagaagaaaatggaAAGTGTTGGCTTGCGTAATTGGAACAGGGAGTCTGGGTACCGCACTTTTATATGACAAACAGAAATATGTGGTTAATGCAGACTTTCCAGGACAATCCATAGCTCCAACCAAACAG ATTCGATTTGATGATGACAAGACAGGACTGAAGCTAACTTTGTTCCAGTTTGTTACTTGTCCCTTTTGTTGTAAAGTTCGAGCCATGCTCAACTACAATGGAATCTCGTATGACGTTGTAGAGGTGAACTCCATAACAagagatgaaataaaatggtCTAAATACAAGAAAGTACCGATATTGGTGGCACAGGGAGTTGGAGAAGAGGGATATGTG CAATTGAATGACTCCACTGTCATTATGAGTGTGTTGGAGAGTTATCTGAACGACAAAACAGTTTCCCTCCAAAAACTCCTAACCTTCTACCCAACCATGGACAAAGAGATCAAAGGACGGTTTAGAAGTAAAACAGTCACAGAGACTCCCAACAAAAACTTTCTGATGTTTCAGGATCACTTAACAGACAAGAGAACCCCTGAAGAGAGAGC TGAGGAGCGGAGGATTCGGGTGTGGGTGGATACTGTCTTCGTTCACTTGATCTCCCCCAATGTTTACCGCACAATGTCCGAGTCCCTGGACACGTTCCAATGGTTCTCCAAGGCGGGAGACTGGGAAACCAACTTCACCAGCTTCCAGAGAAACACCATCATCTATATTGGAGGATTTGTCATGTACTTTGTAGGGAAAAAACTGAAAAGGAA ATACAACCTTCAGAAGGACGTGAGAGAGTCTCTTTATGAGGGAGGAAATGCATGGGTTAACTTCCTCAAGGGCCGGAAATTTGTGGGTGGAGACCAACCAAACCTGGCTGATTTG TCCATGTACGGGATGCTGACAGCGATGGAGGGGACGGAAGCGTTCAGAGACCTGGTGGACAACACGAAGCTCAAGCCGTGGTACGATAGAACCAAGACAATGGTGGAGGGGCACCAGGGAGCCAATCGGGCGCGGGACGTCACCCGCAAGTAG
- the LOC105330045 gene encoding prostaglandin E synthase 2 isoform X2, with protein sequence MLNYNGISYDVVEVNSITRDEIKWSKYKKVPILVAQGVGEEGYVQLNDSTVIMSVLESYLNDKTVSLQKLLTFYPTMDKEIKGRFRSKTVTETPNKNFLMFQDHLTDKRTPEERAEERRIRVWVDTVFVHLISPNVYRTMSESLDTFQWFSKAGDWETNFTSFQRNTIIYIGGFVMYFVGKKLKRKYNLQKDVRESLYEGGNAWVNFLKGRKFVGGDQPNLADLSMYGMLTAMEGTEAFRDLVDNTKLKPWYDRTKTMVEGHQGANRARDVTRK encoded by the exons ATGCTCAACTACAATGGAATCTCGTATGACGTTGTAGAGGTGAACTCCATAACAagagatgaaataaaatggtCTAAATACAAGAAAGTACCGATATTGGTGGCACAGGGAGTTGGAGAAGAGGGATATGTG CAATTGAATGACTCCACTGTCATTATGAGTGTGTTGGAGAGTTATCTGAACGACAAAACAGTTTCCCTCCAAAAACTCCTAACCTTCTACCCAACCATGGACAAAGAGATCAAAGGACGGTTTAGAAGTAAAACAGTCACAGAGACTCCCAACAAAAACTTTCTGATGTTTCAGGATCACTTAACAGACAAGAGAACCCCTGAAGAGAGAGC TGAGGAGCGGAGGATTCGGGTGTGGGTGGATACTGTCTTCGTTCACTTGATCTCCCCCAATGTTTACCGCACAATGTCCGAGTCCCTGGACACGTTCCAATGGTTCTCCAAGGCGGGAGACTGGGAAACCAACTTCACCAGCTTCCAGAGAAACACCATCATCTATATTGGAGGATTTGTCATGTACTTTGTAGGGAAAAAACTGAAAAGGAA ATACAACCTTCAGAAGGACGTGAGAGAGTCTCTTTATGAGGGAGGAAATGCATGGGTTAACTTCCTCAAGGGCCGGAAATTTGTGGGTGGAGACCAACCAAACCTGGCTGATTTG TCCATGTACGGGATGCTGACAGCGATGGAGGGGACGGAAGCGTTCAGAGACCTGGTGGACAACACGAAGCTCAAGCCGTGGTACGATAGAACCAAGACAATGGTGGAGGGGCACCAGGGAGCCAATCGGGCGCGGGACGTCACCCGCAAGTAG
- the LOC105330047 gene encoding probable palmitoyltransferase ZDHHC24 produces MDVILQSCVPKRTLDKVMFVYMLLLVHNVVFYLCYIVLPWRRDTLGTSDLTVYLCKAWILFLYVNIIGGIWKVMLVSTTTRGVILPSTLKPGWFYCYHCETNAPPRSFHCGICNICVLKRDHHCIYTGRCIGYYNYRFYLTLLMYCLLLAIFTSSISLSLAWEMLGEFSAYNLAGFVFPLVMFVVGVFDFYKTYVVLISFVCTLFSLMLSGLAIWHTKHVRHNMTAHERLQGNQSYDLGLTENLRQIFGQKWRVSWISPFISSPLPGGGLEFPTKESYESPKDL; encoded by the exons ATGGACGTGATCCTCCAGTCGTGTGTCCCCAAGAGGACGCTAGACAAGGTCATGTTCGTCTACATGCTGCTGTTGGTCCATAATGTCGTGTTTTACCTCTGTTATATCGTGCTGCCATGGCGAAGGGACACCCTCGGGACCAGTGATCTAACAGTCTACCTGTGTAAGGCGTGGATCTTGTTTTTGTATGTGAACATTATTGGCGGGATATGGAAGGTCATGCTTGTCTCCACGACAACCAGAGGAGTCATTCTGCCATCCACCCTCAAACCAG GTTGGTTTTATTGCTACCACTGCGAGACAAACGCTCCACCCAGGTCCTTTCACTGCGGCATCTGTAACATATGTGTGCTCAAGCGTGACCATCACTGTATTTACACGGGTCGGTGCATTGGGTACTATAACTATCGTTTCTACCTGACGCTCCTGATGTACTGCCTTCTGCTCGCCATCTTTACGTCTAGCATCAGTCTAAGTCTAGCCTGGGAAATGCTGGGGGAATTCTCGGCGTACAATTTAGCGGGCTTTGTTTTCCCGCTCGTGATGTTCGTGGTCGGAGTTTTTGACTTCTACAAGACGTACGTCGTCCTTATTTCCTTTGTGTGCACGCTGTTTTCGTTGATGTTGTCGGGTCTGGCTATCTGGCACACGAAACACGTCCGTCACAACATGACCGCCCATGAAAGACTTCAAGGAAACCAGTCGTATGATCTCGGACTTACGGAGAACCTCAGACAAATATTTGGACAGAAATGGCGCGTATCATGGATATCTCCGTTTATTTCATCCCCACTTCCGGGAGGTGGACTAGAATTTCCCACAAAAGAAAGCTACGAGAGTCCGAAGGATCTATAG
- the LOC136273226 gene encoding uncharacterized protein: MSESVFVRMCQIVGTSQQVAIRRETEDIGEVVERRVTPNDGLIEMISGSLREGFRLKGSDVDSMYWSNNHRVIMDMSQSEYYNTANTTLILSDSTESPPGFTLLQLLTPTTDREVHSACVRMNDKVYISSSIYRQLTCSAAIANSTVHGPCGSGVLGSKEYDTAFCFVSDIWPLSASSWTDSCHSWPDPEVVDDIVRNGCHFVAIGHSLGPQENEEWRISFSRAEYKLVSSMNHCQFLIYGLLKLFLKEVMNQQSEETNKLLCSYHMKTTVFWAIQQNTLPQWCPQNLLAGFWVCFKLLLRWVYEGVCPNFFIPLNNLFLTKVHGSAQNRLFLQLHGLYKKGLACLLQSSSIRSYIIDVLYKPRLSICTDESTMRSEFDYDVELVRESKKAISHTADLCGHTNAIHTIEQLLESPLTHYQVVTLQNLTTSLFRNTAFQSHNTFMYTNTGVNKQMYIADKTFCHMLKLAAKFGCISDMLYIAMYYYKTLRYREALFVMEMTKVKLAQPYLMHEEHVDRARYTEAVGGQSWSTKIRQAVAVDIVLYNEICYISELIPEQQSALQNRDTTLIIPVFVMLHFLEFLCYRHIDTTLSQAALDELQVLVHHDQGLYISNLSREISWEILGICQQITGNLQAALYSYQQSLTQDPFQNIHAATKKRIHDIVGTN, encoded by the coding sequence ATGTCAGAGTCAGTGTTTGTGAGGATGTGTCAGATAGTTGGAACCTCACAACAGGTGGCTATCAGGAGGGAGACAGAGGACATCGGGGAGGTGGTGGAGAGACGAGTGACACCTAATGATGGGTTAATTGAGATGATAAGTGGAAGTTTGAGAGAAGGTTTCAGACTGAAGGGATCAGATGTGGACTCTATGTACTGGTCAAACAACCACCGAGTGATCATGGACATGTCTCAGTCTGAGTATTACAATACAGCCAATACAACCTTGATTCTCTCTGACAGTACTGagagtccaccaggattcacTCTACTTCAGTTACTGACTCCAACAACAGACAGAGAAGTCCATTCAGCATGTGTCAGAATGAATGACAAAGTCTATATATCTAGTTCTATATACAGACAGTTAACTTGTTCAGCAGCAATAGCTAATTCTACTGTACATGGACCCTGTGGTAGTGGTGTACTGGGAAGTAAAGAATATGACACTGCCTTCTGTTTTGTTAGTGACATATGGCCTCTGTCTGCCTCCTCATGGACAGACAGTTGTCATTCATGGCCTGATCCTGAAGTCGTTGATGACATTGTCAGAAATGGATGTcactttgtagcaataggacacTCATTAGGACCTCAAGAAAATGAAGAatggagaatttctttttcacgGGCAGAATATAAACTTGTTTCATCAATGAACCACTGCCAGTTTTTGATTTATGGACTGTTAAAACTTTTCTTAAAAGAAGTAATGAATCAACAGTCAGAGGAAACCAATAAACTGTTGTGTTCCTATCACATGAAGACAACAGTTTTTTGGGCgattcaacaaaacacactacCTCAATGGTGTCCACAAAATCTGCTGGCCGGTTTCTGGGTCTGCTTTAAACTCCTCCTTAGATGGGTGTATGAGGGAGTTTGTCCAAACTTTTTCATTCCACTAAACAACCTGTTTCTGACAAAAGTCCATGGCTCAGCACAAAACAGATTGTTCCTACAGTTACATGGATTGTACAAGAAAGGTCTGGCCTGTCTGTTACAGAGTTCCTCTATCAGGTCCTACATCATTGATGTCCTGTACAAGCCTAGACTTTCTATTTGTACAGATGAAAGTACAATGAGGTCTGAATTTGATTATGATGTAGAACTTGTCCGGGAGTCCAAGAAAGCTATTTCTCATACAGCAGACCTATGTGGCCATACCAACGCCATACACACAATAGAACAGTTGCTAGAGTCACCCCTGACACACTATCAAGTTGTTACATTACAGAATCTTACAACCTCATTATTTCGGAATACTGCATTTCAGTCCCACAATACATTTATGTACACTAACACAGGTGTCAACAAACAGATGTATATTGCAGACAAAACTTTCTGTCACATGTTGAAATTAGCAGCCAAGTTTGGGTGTATTTCTGACATGTTGTACATCgccatgtattattacaagacaCTCAGATACAGGGAAGCTTTATTTGTTATGGAGATGACAAAGGTCAAGTTAGCACAGCCATATCTGATGCATGAGGAACATGTAGACAGAGCGAGGTATACTGAGGCTGTAGGGGGACAGTCCTGGTCTACAAAGATCAGACAGGCTGTAGCAGTGGATATTGTACTTTACAATGAAATATGTTATATCAGTGAACTAATACCAGAACAACAGTCTGCTCTACAGAACAGAGATACTACATTAATTATCCCAGTGTTTGTAATGTTACACTTCCTAGAGTTCTTGTGTTACAGACACATTGATACAACATTATCACAAGCAGCCCTAGATGAGCTACAGGTCCTAGTCCACCATGATCAGGGACTGTATATATCTAATCTATCCAGAGAGATCTCCTGGGAgatcctggggatctgtcaacagatcacAGGGAACCTCCAGGCTGCTCTATACTCATACCAACAGTCACTCACACAGGATCCATTCCAAAACATACACGCTGCTACAAAGAAGAGAATACATGATATAGTAGGAACAAACTAG
- the LOC105330046 gene encoding probable palmitoyltransferase ZDHHC24: MGSFRQILPKNIVDTLSFCYAMSLIHSVVILGDFFVAPWMKENYGTTNAQILWYNVYGGFIYFNVIGNMWKIMSTNTSTIGIILPTLLKPGWQYCAVCEANAPPRSFHCQTCNRCILKRDHHCMFTGKCIGYFNHRYYICLICYTWLGAMFASTYCMGFAWTILGEFSFYNLMCFCFPLILLLFGMLDFYTAIVCLLTLVSTLFWLIITFLLAWHSKHIIYNLTTHERRHNIYTYNLGLRENIRHIFGSKWYICWLFPWISSPLPGDGMSFPTSANFENPKDQ; this comes from the exons ATGGGAAGTTTTCGGCAGATTCTTCCCAAAAACATTGTTGACACGCTTTCTTTTTGTTATGCTATGTCTCTTATCCACAGTGTAGTTATTCTTGGCGATTTTTTCGTCGCACCTTGGATGAAAGAAAATTATGGCACAACAAATGCTCAAATCTTGTGGTACAATGTGTATGGAGGTTTCATCTACTTTAACGTGATCGgaaacatgtggaaaattatGTCAACAAATACTTCAACCATTGGCATAATTCTACCTACCCTACTAAAGCCAG GATGGCAGTACTGTGCCGTGTGTGAAGCCAATGCTCCACCTCGCTCGTTTCACTGTCAGACCTGCAACCGCTGCATCCTGAAACGAGACCATCACTGCATGTTCACCGGCAAATGCATCGGCTACTTCAACCATCGCTACTACATCTGTCTGATCTGCTACACCTGGCTGGGGGCCATGTTTGCCTCTACCTACTGTATGGGATTCGCCTGGACTATACTCGGAGAATTTTCATTCTACAATCTCATGTGTTTCTGTTTTCCATTGATCCTTCTCCTGTTTGGAATGTTGGATTTTTACACTGCCATTGTATGTCTACTTACCCTGGTCTCCACTCTTTTCTGGTTGATCATTACATTTCTCTTGGCATGGCATTCCAAGCACATCATCTACAATCTCACCACTCATGAAAGAAGGCacaatatatacacatataaccTTGGCTTGAGGGAGAATATCCGACATATTTTTGGCAGTAAGTGGTACATTTGCTGGCTGTTCCCTTGGATCTCCTCCCCCCTTCCAGGGGACGGAATGTCGTTCCCAACCTCAGCAAACTTTGAGAACCCAAAGGACCAATAA